In uncultured Treponema sp., one genomic interval encodes:
- a CDS encoding L-lactate dehydrogenase, with protein MANKITIIGAGQVGSSIAYALCLKSIATEIVMIDIDKNRAMGEALDIRQGTPYMSPVNIHDGSYEDAKDSDLVILTSGVARKPGQSRLDLAQTNVNITKSIIPQIAKAAPNAIYIIVANPVDILTYQFVKTSGIPADHILGTGTLLDTARLRTKIADVYGIGQPNLHAYVFGEHGDSSFVPWSLVNVASVPVDSYYDSLNGKGKAKPDHAEIEDFVRKSGGIIISAKKCTNYGIGATTARLCEIIKNSNDSVTIASSMLTGEYGISDVCLSILTVVGGNGITGRLVAPLTDNEIAQLKHSADCLKDVIKQLEF; from the coding sequence ATGGCAAACAAAATCACCATTATTGGTGCTGGACAAGTTGGCTCATCTATTGCTTATGCCCTTTGTCTTAAAAGCATTGCAACTGAAATCGTTATGATTGACATTGACAAAAACCGCGCTATGGGAGAAGCTCTGGACATCCGCCAGGGAACTCCGTACATGAGCCCTGTAAATATTCACGACGGCTCTTATGAAGACGCAAAAGATTCAGACCTTGTAATCTTGACTTCTGGAGTTGCACGCAAGCCTGGACAGTCTCGTCTTGACCTTGCGCAGACAAACGTAAACATCACAAAGTCAATTATTCCGCAGATTGCAAAAGCTGCTCCAAACGCAATTTATATCATCGTTGCAAATCCTGTTGACATTCTTACATATCAGTTTGTAAAAACATCTGGAATTCCTGCTGACCACATTCTCGGAACAGGAACTTTGCTTGACACAGCAAGATTGCGCACAAAAATCGCTGATGTATACGGAATCGGACAGCCTAACCTTCACGCTTATGTTTTCGGCGAACACGGAGATTCTTCATTTGTTCCGTGGTCTTTGGTAAACGTTGCTTCTGTTCCTGTAGATTCATACTATGACAGCCTCAACGGAAAAGGAAAAGCAAAGCCTGACCATGCAGAAATCGAGGACTTTGTACGCAAATCAGGCGGAATCATTATTTCAGCAAAAAAATGCACAAACTACGGAATCGGAGCTACAACAGCGCGTCTTTGCGAAATCATCAAAAATTCAAATGATTCTGTTACAATCGCTTCTTCAATGCTTACAGGCGAATACGGAATCAGCGATGTATGTTTGAGCATTCTCACAGTTGTAGGCGGAAACGGAATTACAGGACGTCTTGTTGCTCCTCTTACAGACAACGAAATTGCACAGCTCAAGCATTCCGCAGACTGCCTCAAAGACGTAATCAAGCAGCTGGAGTTCTAA